From the genome of Kaistella daneshvariae, one region includes:
- a CDS encoding YggS family pyridoxal phosphate-dependent enzyme, with translation MIEQPTGIEANYSLIVKDLPPNVQLVAVSKTYNAETVARIYNVGQRVFGENKVQELVEKYTALPKDIHWHLIGHLQTNKVKYIAEFIDTIQSVDSRKILKEIDKQAGKHNRKIKVLLQVKIAEEDTKYGLESSEAKEIFTEYLNDIYPNVEVQGLMGMATFTDNEKQVQNEFSSLKNLFDELAAQKPLTVLSMGMSNDYKLAIDCGATSVRIGSAIFGSRATEH, from the coding sequence ATGATAGAGCAACCAACTGGCATCGAAGCCAATTATTCCCTTATCGTTAAAGATTTGCCGCCCAACGTGCAGCTCGTCGCGGTTTCCAAAACCTATAATGCAGAAACAGTAGCGCGCATTTATAATGTTGGTCAACGCGTTTTTGGTGAAAATAAAGTACAGGAACTCGTTGAAAAATATACGGCGCTGCCGAAAGACATTCACTGGCACCTTATCGGCCATTTACAGACGAATAAAGTAAAATATATTGCGGAATTTATCGATACCATTCAAAGCGTCGATTCCCGAAAGATTTTAAAAGAAATCGATAAACAGGCGGGAAAGCACAATCGGAAAATAAAGGTCTTATTGCAGGTAAAAATTGCCGAAGAAGACACCAAGTACGGTCTTGAATCTTCCGAAGCAAAAGAAATCTTTACTGAATATCTGAACGACATTTATCCGAATGTTGAAGTCCAGGGTCTAATGGGAATGGCCACTTTTACTGATAATGAAAAGCAGGTTCAAAATGAATTCTCTTCATTGAAAAATCTGTTCGACGAGCTTGCAGCACAAAAACCGCTCACTGTACTTTCTATGGGAATGAGCAATGATTACAAACTTGCGATTGATTGCGGCGCAACTTCCGTACGCATTGGTTCGGCAATTTTTGGCAGCAGAGCTACAGAACATTAG
- a CDS encoding sigma-54-dependent transcriptional regulator produces MQKILIVEDEKAISGVLQSILSEELPDYEFVIADDGLEGMKLIEKDDFALVVSDIKMPKVSGTELLKQSLQLKPDLTFVMISGHADIDTAVDCLKDGAYDFISKPIDINRLITSVRNALDKRNLQKNNQHLKTENSTLKKKVSKKYQMIGESPALKKIQSMIEKVAASDARVLITGPNGAGKELVAHAIHSQSDRSKGPMIEVNCAAIPSELIESELFGHVKGSFTGAIKDKQGKFELANNGTIFLDEIGDMSLIAQAKVLRALQESKVSPVGSDKEIKVDVRVLAATNKNMQKEIADGKFREDLYHRLSVIEIYVPSLDERKEDIPLLVKHFAKMISDEHGTAVKNFDDNAIEALKNFSWTGNIRELRNVIERLIILGSNPVTASDVESFVRK; encoded by the coding sequence ATGCAGAAAATCTTAATTGTTGAAGATGAAAAAGCTATTTCCGGCGTGCTGCAAAGCATACTTTCCGAAGAATTGCCCGATTACGAATTCGTAATTGCAGACGATGGTTTGGAAGGAATGAAACTGATTGAAAAAGACGATTTCGCACTTGTGGTTTCCGATATTAAAATGCCCAAGGTCTCCGGTACAGAGCTGCTTAAACAAAGTCTTCAGCTAAAACCTGACCTTACTTTTGTAATGATTTCCGGTCACGCAGACATCGATACTGCGGTGGACTGCTTAAAAGACGGCGCTTATGACTTTATTTCAAAACCGATCGACATCAACCGTCTGATAACCAGCGTTCGCAATGCATTAGATAAAAGAAATTTACAGAAAAACAATCAGCACTTAAAAACCGAAAATTCAACGCTGAAAAAGAAGGTGAGCAAAAAATACCAAATGATTGGTGAATCGCCTGCTTTGAAAAAAATTCAGAGCATGATTGAAAAAGTTGCTGCTTCCGATGCGCGCGTTCTGATTACAGGTCCTAACGGTGCGGGAAAAGAATTGGTAGCGCACGCCATTCATTCGCAAAGCGACCGCAGCAAAGGTCCGATGATTGAAGTGAACTGTGCTGCGATTCCATCGGAATTGATTGAATCCGAATTATTTGGACACGTAAAAGGAAGTTTTACCGGAGCGATAAAAGACAAGCAGGGAAAATTTGAACTTGCCAATAACGGAACCATTTTCCTTGATGAAATTGGTGATATGTCGTTGATTGCGCAGGCAAAAGTTTTACGTGCCCTGCAGGAAAGCAAAGTTTCACCGGTCGGCAGCGATAAAGAAATTAAGGTTGATGTGCGCGTTTTAGCCGCAACCAACAAAAATATGCAGAAGGAAATTGCGGACGGAAAATTCCGTGAAGATCTTTATCACAGGCTTTCTGTGATTGAAATTTATGTTCCGTCGCTGGATGAAAGAAAAGAGGATATTCCGCTTTTGGTAAAACATTTTGCTAAAATGATTTCTGATGAACATGGCACTGCGGTGAAAAATTTCGACGACAACGCCATTGAAGCACTCAAGAATTTCAGCTGGACGGGAAATATTCGTGAACTTAGAAACGTTATTGAAAGATTGATTATTTTAGGTTCAAATCCCGTAACAGCTAGCGATGTAGAAAGTTTCGTAAGAAAATAA
- a CDS encoding YciE/YciF ferroxidase family protein yields the protein MATKTTSKGKIAPKADAADKLRDFMVDGMKDMYWAEKALVKNLPKMAKNSTSSLLKAAVNDHLSETEMQVKRLESAFKALKLKPEAVKCDAMDGLLKEAKGIMEETEPGAVRDAAIIAAAQKVEHYEIASYGTLATYAKLLGEKEVLKLLLETLNEEKTCDKDLTKLAKTEINLKAK from the coding sequence ATGGCAACGAAAACGACATCCAAAGGAAAAATTGCCCCGAAAGCGGACGCGGCTGACAAATTAAGAGATTTTATGGTCGACGGAATGAAGGATATGTACTGGGCTGAAAAAGCACTGGTAAAAAACCTGCCTAAAATGGCTAAAAATTCCACTTCGTCACTTCTAAAAGCCGCTGTAAACGACCATTTAAGCGAAACGGAAATGCAGGTAAAAAGATTGGAAAGCGCTTTCAAAGCTTTAAAACTAAAACCGGAAGCCGTAAAATGCGACGCGATGGACGGTTTGCTGAAAGAAGCAAAAGGCATCATGGAGGAGACAGAACCAGGTGCTGTACGCGATGCCGCAATTATTGCGGCCGCACAAAAAGTGGAACATTACGAGATTGCTTCTTACGGAACTTTGGCGACCTACGCGAAACTTTTGGGTGAAAAAGAAGTTTTAAAACTGCTTTTGGAAACCTTGAACGAAGAAAAAACCTGCGATAAAGATTTAACCAAACTGGCGAAAACCGAAATAAATCTAAAAGCAAAATAA
- a CDS encoding type 1 glutamine amidotransferase domain-containing protein — translation MSQLSNKKVAVLAADGYEQSELESPVKALKDAGATVEIISLKPGKIKSMKDHEWSDSVSVDQTVDEAKASSFDALLLPGGVINPDAVRANENAVNFVKEFFDAEKPVAAICHGPQTLINAEVVNGKKMTSYHSVSADLKNAGANWVDEEVVTDGNLTTSRSPEDLPAFNKRIVEEFAK, via the coding sequence ATGTCACAATTATCAAATAAAAAAGTTGCAGTTCTTGCTGCCGACGGTTACGAACAATCTGAACTGGAAAGCCCGGTGAAAGCCTTGAAAGACGCGGGAGCAACCGTAGAAATTATATCCTTAAAGCCCGGAAAAATTAAATCGATGAAAGATCATGAATGGAGCGATTCTGTGTCCGTAGATCAAACTGTAGATGAAGCAAAAGCAAGTTCATTTGACGCGTTGCTGTTACCGGGAGGTGTCATCAATCCCGATGCGGTTCGCGCAAATGAAAACGCAGTGAATTTCGTTAAAGAATTTTTTGATGCGGAAAAACCTGTGGCAGCAATTTGTCACGGTCCGCAAACTTTAATTAATGCTGAAGTGGTCAACGGCAAAAAGATGACCTCCTATCACTCTGTTTCTGCGGATTTAAAAAATGCGGGTGCAAATTGGGTCGATGAGGAAGTGGTAACCGACGGAAACCTCACAACGAGTCGTTCACCGGAAGATTTGCCGGCTTTTAACAAGAGAATTGTTGAAGAATTTGCAAAATAG
- a CDS encoding DUF72 domain-containing protein encodes MSDVLIGCSSFSVGYWKGIFYPEDLPSRDYLAFYSTQFKTVEINSTFYRKPTAKTLERWRESTTDDFKIFIKIPKTITHLGRLENTYAQTSEFCDYIAAGLQQKLAGFLFQLPPSFKNMPENLEKVLHTVDDKYLNVIEFRDNSWWNAEIQEALRETGLIFCGVSIPKNIPEDFIINNEHFAYYRLHGVPQMFKSSYSDEQLEKLADQIKNFSGTSYVFFNNTFGLAAINNALFLKSLFE; translated from the coding sequence ATGAGTGACGTTCTCATCGGTTGCTCTTCCTTTTCAGTCGGTTACTGGAAAGGAATTTTTTATCCTGAAGATTTACCTTCACGGGATTATCTGGCGTTTTATTCTACACAGTTTAAAACGGTGGAAATTAATTCTACATTTTACCGTAAACCTACCGCAAAAACATTGGAACGTTGGCGTGAAAGCACTACAGATGATTTTAAAATCTTCATTAAAATCCCCAAAACCATCACACATTTGGGTCGCCTGGAAAATACTTATGCACAGACAAGCGAATTCTGCGATTATATTGCAGCGGGACTTCAGCAGAAATTAGCCGGTTTTCTTTTTCAGCTGCCTCCGTCATTTAAAAATATGCCGGAAAACCTTGAAAAAGTGCTGCATACGGTTGATGATAAATATTTAAATGTTATTGAGTTTCGCGATAATTCGTGGTGGAATGCTGAAATTCAGGAAGCTTTGCGTGAAACAGGCTTGATTTTTTGTGGTGTTTCCATCCCTAAAAATATTCCGGAAGATTTTATTATTAATAATGAGCATTTTGCGTACTACCGTTTGCATGGCGTTCCGCAAATGTTTAAATCAAGTTATTCTGATGAACAGCTCGAAAAGCTAGCGGATCAAATCAAGAATTTCAGCGGAACTTCGTACGTTTTTTTCAATAACACTTTTGGTCTCGCTGCAATTAATAACGCGCTGTTTTTGAAGAGTTTGTTCGAATAA